The Saccopteryx leptura isolate mSacLep1 chromosome 5, mSacLep1_pri_phased_curated, whole genome shotgun sequence nucleotide sequence GGAAGGCATGCATTTCACTTCCAGTTTTAGAGAACCTTAGGTCAATAAATCATGTCCAAActacatattaaaatgtttataaaaatcaagctttaacatttattttatatctagcTTTCCACATCTGTGCAGACAAGGAGTAAGATTGCACATAAGTGTAAGCAGTGCAAAAATGTGGAAGTAGAGAAAAGTCACAGATGTGCTAGAAATTGAATACAGGATTGTAAGGAAGCAATGGACAAaccaaaataactagaaaaaaaaagtaaaactatatgGTCATAATTAGGAAGGGTGAATGATAATGCCCTTGTTACTACAGAAATTAAATTAGTGGCACACATAGCACTTGTCAAACAAAAAATTATCCAATAGCATtgacttttattcattcatgttAAGTCACCTGAAATGATGTTTGCATTTAAATGCTCATTAATGTAAATGGCTGAACAAATCCATTTCAATGGATACTCAATATCCCACATAGTTAAGTCACTTCAACACAGCCTCATGACAACTCCCACACCAAAACAGtactttattttgtaaatttaacCCATTATTACTCCCATATTATGGTTTGTTTTTAGCTGTCAAGTGTACAAGGTGAAGAAAAAATTTAGTTCGAAGGGGGTTGCACCTGGAAAATAAAGTTCTTAAAACTCCATATACATGTTTAAAACTGCTGGGTCCAAAGTCCATCTATGAACTCCAGGGTTGCCAGTATCATGTGCAGCATATTAAAGCTACACTATCTGGATAGCTTATTAATTCTGCATAAATCAGGTCAATCAATGTGTCAACCTGTAACAGACTGTGCACTTTTAACTGAACATGGCAAAATATTCACTCTTTTGAAGTTTACATCATCATTTGATGTCAAACAATGAAGCAAATCCCAACAGTATATACAAAAACAGCTTTGCATTTACAAAAGATTGTTTCCCATACTGATTAATCCAGGCAGCTAACTCATTGGTTTATGCAActttattgaagaaaaataaatcaattactaGCAGAGCTATTAGTTGATCACTCATCCATTGACAACTTGCATCATTTATTCAGTGCTATATTAAACAGTGTATTGGAAGATAGATTAACTAATAGCTCCAAGCCTCCtaacaatttaaatgaaaattacaaaaatgtttGAGACCCTATTTTGGAATACAAAGGGTGTTTGACTTCCAATTTCCATTCTCTGTAGAACAAGAACAGGTCATTCCTTTATTGACATGCATAAAATACATCACATTTTCTGTTCTGCTGATGCTATAAATTCAATACCAATTCTCCAGCCACATCAGTTATGAGCATAAAGTATATCATGTAACCTCAGATCTCTAACAGTGGAAGGCTTAAACAGAATGGATGCTGCTAGAATAATGCTGCTTCCTTTGATGCGACAACTGAGCatccatctccctccccctcagaTGATTTCTTCAGCATGTTAGAGCAGTGAGGAATGGTTTTAGTCTCATAACCAAGTTAGAGTGAAGACATTGGCCACATAATACACatgctccatttttaaaaaattctgaatctTGGGCAACTGTTCTCTTGTAACTACTTTACAGTTTCTAAAAGCAGTTATTGTCCAAAGCTGGAAGAACTTAAGTCTTCTCAGATGAGCATGTGAATGAATGGAGGGaggtaaacaaaaaataaaattaaaaaagatgagGTCTGATAGGGGAGCAGCCGGATAAGAAAATCAAAAAAGGAACAGTAATTTAAAGTTTATTCCAGCTATAATGCAGGTTATTCTGACTTTAAGGTAGCATCACATGGCATACTTCTGAGTCCATTCCCGAGATATTCTGTTGTACCTGTAAGTAAagaatatgttatttaaaaagttaaaataacttaATACTTAAAAGGGAAAGACTTCTATTTTACCTCCAGACTCACTATGGAGTCATCTAATGGCTATGACTGGGAAAAAAACCATCCGGGGAGATATAGCATTGGCACTCAACACATTGTGGAAAATGAGAACCTCATGCTTCCAAAACACTAAAAgtagtattttattaaacataagTGGCACTGAGATAGGGCAGGGTAACAAAAATCAAAGACCTTTCACCTCCCCTATCACTAAGCTCACTAAGCTAATGCTCTTTAGAAAAATCTACAATTAGttcaattttaacatttaaaaaattattttatagttcaTTGAAGAATTATGTCAAAACAGCATACACATTCTGTACATCTATAGAAAACTCCatcaaagccaaaataaaaagttaaactaAACCATTTTATCGAAACCCTAAACTTTGAGAAGTTACCTGACCCTGGGTTAACACCAGAAGAGAAAGCACCTTTGAGACTTAGGCACAGGGAGAAGATTAAGACATTGGGGAGAGTGGTAAAAAACAGTTTTCAAGAGGAGATGGGTATGAGTGGTATGTTAATTAGAATCACATGtgttaattttaaattgtgtggTGACTGGAGATAATAAACCCAACTTGAGACCTGATGAATGGGAATCTATAGGAGTACAACTGGAAGCAATCATTGCTTAAAAAGATCAACCGGTAATTCACACAACAAGCAAGATTATTTCTCACTGAGGAACGTCACTACCATTGCTAAATGCCATCCATTTCTCCATTCTACCCATGCCATAGTCCTACttaccaacaaaaatacaataaccttaaaaaatgaatacacatCAAAGACTCAGGAAAACTTTTAGATATTTACAGTTTGAACTTTATAAAGTATTAACTAGCTTCATTTCAAACCAAGAACTAAATACAAATACAGTTCAAGCACTTTTCTCAACTTGAACATACAGAAGTTCTTTCTAACCAATCATAGTTACTTTTTAAGGATATGCTCTGAAAAAGCcagcattttaaaacaaaggtttcATTTAGCATACAGGTAGCCACAAAGTTGAGCTGACACTAATGCATGCAAGGTCagtaatgaacatttatttagttTAGATGCTTCGGCTTAATAGTTTCTCCTTACATCATCATCTCGGCAAAATTTGAACTACAGCACCACATTCAATACAGTACTGgtataaagtttaaaatgtaccaagttaaaaatttttaagcacCAGGAAGGTTTGAAATGTCCATTTCTTACTAATGCTACATAACTGCTTTGTCATGCAAAAATATTCTCAAGCAATAATGACTACTAGGTATGCTTTCACGCTAAACAGAGATCAAACAGTTAAAAGAAGGTTTCAGAAAACTGCCACATTGGTTACCTTTTGTTAGTTAATATAGTGCCTTAAAGCATGCAGCACTCAAGTGCTGGCAGTACCATGAATAAGCGCACCATAGAATACAGATCCTCTTACCCTACAACATAGCGTATTTCTCTGTCCACTCTCTTGCTAACCTATTGTACCTAATTGAACAAGTATACTTAGCATtaattataatacaaaaataataatgaagttgtacataaaaataattaaaatatttgagaaatttaGACCAAATTTTCACAATAGTACCAATATCTTTTTCAAAGAACATAATTGGGATAATTTTTCTTCTCCAAAACTTAATATGACAAACTATTTAATacatgttagaaaaataaaacattttaaagggaGTAGTCACTGTCACATAAACTAAAACCTactaattttcaaaaacaattccatttcaatAACTAGCTTTTTACATACATATTTGTACTATCATCTTACCAGAAAATAAGCATCAAGTCTTCTTGGCTTTGCTACAACTTACAGCAGAATATAAACCTAACTCATTAAGAAAAACAACTTCATATCACTTTCTTGAACTACTACATACTTACTTATCTCTGTCTGTTTTATAGATCCGTGCAATCTCTGGCACTAGGGGGTCATCTGGGTTTGGATCACATAGCAGtgaacaaatggataaaagaactGCAAGAAAACAAATGTTATTAACTTAGCATCAGAAATTTCGATaaagaaaattgtatttaaaaacacTATTATACCCACTTACATCAATGGACAGattatccagacagaaaatcagaaagaaaactaagGCCTGAAATATCACATTAGATCAGATGAACTTATTAGATATttaacatttcatcccaaaacttcagaatatattcttttaagtGCACATGAAACAATTCCCATGATAGATAAAAGTTAGGCAAAAAAAAAGGTCTCCATAAATCCAAGACTAAAATTTTATGAACGTTCTTTTCTGACCACAcggtatcaaactaaaaatcagttaaaaatacCTATTATAAACCTCAATTTTCAAAAGATTAttaaattatatctttattattGAGACCTATGTTTTACTTCAGAGGAGACAAGCTCCAGGGAGATAAATGCTCAAAGTAGATCTTTTTTGGGAACAAGTTTAGTACTAACTATAAAAGTACTTACTGCCAAACTGAGGAGTTTTGAGAGAGTTAAATAAGAATTTAAGTTACTGCAGTTTCTTTGTACTGAgaggaaaaataactttaataagaATATCTGGGGAACAACTATACCATATTAATCTTAGCTGTTCAGCATAATGAAAAATCCATTCTCTGTCCTGCCCCAGGGAGGTTGCACAAAAGCTCCCAACTGCTCCACTGACTGTATGTTTTATCCTTTGAATTGATAAGGTAGAGGCCATCTATATACGCAAGAGTGCAGACTAAAAGAAACAACGCCAAGGTCTATAACCAAGTGACCATCCAATGCTAATTCTTACCCTATCCTATTCAATACAAAAAATGCCAAGCATCATGGATCATGTATCTAATTgattttaaatgccttttatgtgccagacattgtacAAAGGTGTTATAAAATTTTCTGATATAAATCTTGAAGTGGGTATAATcttcagatgaagaaaaaaataatacggtaaaaaagacaaaactaataATGCTGTGTATTATTACagaaaatgtaactttaaaaccaaatgcagcctgaccaggcggtggcgcagtggatagagcgtcggactgggatgtggaggactcaggtgcgagaccccgaggtcgccagcttgagcacaggctcatctggtttgagcaaaagctcaccagcttgagcccaaggtcgctggcttaagcaaggggttacttggtctgctgaaggcccgtggtcaaggcacgtatgagaaagcaatcaatgaacaactaaggtgttgcaatgcgcaatgaaaaactaatgattgatgcttctcatctctccgtccctgtctatccctctctgactctctctctctctctctctgtaaaaaaaagaaagaaagaaaaaaaaaaaaaccccccaaaaacccaAATGCAAGGGGCAGATAAAACAGCCTGTATTTACAAAAACAGTGTTCAGTATTATAGTGCATTTCCAGGAATGGTAAAAAACTTGGAACCTACTGTTTAAGATTTTCATAATACTGTATGGTACTTGGTAGTAAGAAAGTCTAGTCTGAGAAATGCTATACCATCCCTTAAACATTTATGCTGgaggttgaaatttttgaaattcagttctccaaaattttctaaaaattcatgTCACTTTTGACAGGTTCCCAGCATGCCAGTATCTGTTGCAGTGACTAACTCTGTGCAACATGTGATAACATACACCCTCAGGAGGCAGACATGTGTGAAAAACCAGACCTCAGCAATGACCTTGAGCAACAGGATATAAATAACTCCCATGTCGCTACTGTTCCAATAATGGAACATGAGACATAAACGGGTTAAGGAGATTCAAATGCATCGtgcaaacatataaaaaaattgataTCCTGTCTTAAACCCTGTTTTACTTTGCACTTACCATACCTACATAACATTAAaaacctagttttgtgtacctaaGGAACGCTAAATCAAtgccaaaaactgaaaatcactTGAAGGCAGTCTTCCTTCCCAATGAGTAAGTTTTGTGGTAATTTTATCTGTGGGGTAAAAGTGACATAAAACTACCAGTCATTCAAAAAGGATAGAGATGGAAAAACATTTCATCTCCTTCATGTGGAGACTGAACCTATTACCtaatttttcgctccataagacgcacctgaccacaAAACACACCTAGGGTTataaggtggaagaaaaaaacaaaaacaaaaaactgaaccaaatggtgtgttaaaatctttaataaaataccgtatttttgaCTCCATAACACACACTGgcattttttcttccacttttggAGGTAAAAAAGTGCGTTTTATGGAGCAAAATATACGGCATATGTCACATAATAAATCCCTATTAAAAACAGAAGAGATTTCCAAAAAGGTTTTCTAATTTTAGACTAGGTAGAAACAATCTACTATGTTCACATAATACCTAACtaagggtttccttttttttaaaggcttaattaaagggttttaaaaaaatgcttttaatttaaaaaataataagcacaGAAAAGCAAAATCAAAATTCCTGCAATGGAAACCTAgaagttttaaaagttctattAAATTTAGGTGTGCTATTTTAGTTAATAGACAACAAGTGAGACACAGAAGGGGCTTGTGACTGAAAAATACTACAGAACCAATTAAactttgtatttatcattttctattaTTTGCAAACAATGCCCaaatactaatttaatttttaacttgttCCCAAAACTGTTAAAAGAGTAAAGGTCATATAACTTATTACTTCTCCACCTCCTACCAAAAAGTTGGAATAAAGACTCAGAAAAGTAAACCCAGACTGAAACtcctttaaatacaaaaaaaaacagagcggTTCAAAACTGTTCCTCTAAAAGAATTTTACCTTTAGAAATAGTTAAAGCAGGAGACCACTGTGATCTTAGAATATCGAGACAAATGCTGCcattactgttaatatttggatgATAAATTCTTGTTGTAAATGCaacctaaaataaataagaaaccttTAGGTATTTCTCTGAAACAAAAACAAGCATCCTGAACTTAAGTAGAAGACTTAGCAAGGCTTAAAATAttgtcacaataaaaaataaataaaaataaaaccaccaaaccctaatttatatacataaaaagacCAAAAAATTATAGAAACTGGTTTTTATATTCTGACCCAAATCCCTTAggggttcttttaaaaattaaaatggccctggccggttggctcagcggtagagcgtcggcctagcatgcggaggacccgggttcgattcccggccagggcacacaggagaagcgcccatttgcttctccacccctccgccgcactttcctctctgtctctctcttcccctcccgcagccaaggctccattggagcaaagatggcccgggcgctggggatggctctgtggcctctgccccaggcgctagagtggctctggtcgcaatatggcgacgcccaggatgggcagagcatcgccccctggtgggcagagcgtcgccccatggtgggcgtgccgggtggatcccggtcgggcgcatgcgggagtctgtctgactgtctctccccgtttccagcttcagaaaaatgaaaaaaaaaaaaaaattaaaatggaaaatgtaactttggggaaaaaacatTATATTCTGACAATATGGTGGAATATTCTGAAGGCTAATTTTGGCCCTACCATGTCATAAGCATCAAATAGCACTTTAAAGGGTATaacatttactaaaaaaaataagaaattgctgATTATAAATCAAAATTTATAGATCAGCTCATTTAAGGTATCAAATTACAAAGGATGTATTTGTTTGCATTTCCACTGTACATACAGTATACACCTTTAAATATTACATAGGTGGTTCATATAAATATCAGATCGCACCCCATAAAATGATGGTGAAGATGGTTATAGTGAAGTGCCAATGTTC carries:
- the UBE2D3 gene encoding ubiquitin-conjugating enzyme E2 D3 isoform X2 translates to MALKRINKELSDLARDPPAQCSAGPVGDDMFHWQATIMGPNDSPYQGGVFFLTIHFPTDYPFKPPKVAFTTRIYHPNINSNGSICLDILRSQWSPALTISKVLLSICSLLCDPNPDDPLVPEIARIYKTDRDKYNRISREWTQKYAM
- the UBE2D3 gene encoding ubiquitin-conjugating enzyme E2 D3 isoform X1; translation: MALKRINKELSDLARDPPAQCSAGPVGDDMFHWQATIMGPNDSPYQGGVFFLTIHFPTDYPFKPPKVAFTTRIYHPNINSNGSICLDILRSQWSPALTISKVLLSICSLLCDPNPDDPLVPEIARIYKTDRDKYNRLAREWTEKYAML
- the UBE2D3 gene encoding ubiquitin-conjugating enzyme E2 D3 isoform X3, with amino-acid sequence MIVFFLVFHWQATIMGPNDSPYQGGVFFLTIHFPTDYPFKPPKVAFTTRIYHPNINSNGSICLDILRSQWSPALTISKVLLSICSLLCDPNPDDPLVPEIARIYKTDRDKYNRLAREWTEKYAML
- the UBE2D3 gene encoding ubiquitin-conjugating enzyme E2 D3 isoform X4 translates to MALKRINKNDSPYQGGVFFLTIHFPTDYPFKPPKVAFTTRIYHPNINSNGSICLDILRSQWSPALTISKVLLSICSLLCDPNPDDPLVPEIARIYKTDRDKYNRLAREWTEKYAML